A window of the Hordeum vulgare subsp. vulgare chromosome 5H, MorexV3_pseudomolecules_assembly, whole genome shotgun sequence genome harbors these coding sequences:
- the LOC123396944 gene encoding RING-H2 finger protein ATL39-like has product MLARLMARLRGGERGGRRACYGIAATCAWLLLFCVLAVALGSAWKAFAFASLALVAFGAVDHFAPDTWCGGAGASERGQSRAAAAAARRFGLGRAAIDALPTFAYGADGIDLESGGGAACSVCLEDLRAGEMARRIPACGHVFHVGCIDMWLHSHRSCPLCRCDLSPPRKVVVKVPAVESGTPAEGALPAVAATVEPLADDHEASPPAVTVEAKRHAHVVPTV; this is encoded by the coding sequence ATGTTGGCGAGGCTCATGGCGCGGCTCCGCGGCGGCGAGCGCGGCGGGCGCCGGGCCTGCTACGGCATCGCGGCGACGTGCGCGTGGCTGCTCCTCTTCTGCGTCCTCGCCGTCGCCCTCGGCAGCGCCTGGAAGGCCTTCGCCTTCGCCAGCCTCGCGCTGGTGGCCTTCGGCGCCGTCGACCACTTCGCGCCCGACACCTGGTGCGGCGGCGCGGGCGCGTCGGAGCGAGGCCAgtccagggcggcggcggcggcggctcgacgGTTCGGGCTCGGGCGCGCCGCGATCGACGCCCTGCCCACGTTCGCGTACGGCGCCGACGGCATCGACCTCGAGTCGGGGGGCGGCGCCGCGTGCTCGGTGTGCCTCGAGGATCTGCGGGCCGGCGAGATGGCGCGGCGGATCCCGGCGTGCGGGCACGTGTTCCATGTCGGGTGCATCGACATGTGGCTGCACTCGCACCGGAGCTGCCCTCTCTGCCGGTGCGACCTCTCGCCGCCGAGGAAGGTTGTTGTCAAGGTGCCGGCGGTGGAGAGTGGAACGCCTGCTGAGGGTGCTTTGCCTGCGGTGGCGGCGACGGTGGAACCGCTGGCTGATGATCATGAGGCTTCGCCGCCGGCGGTGACAGTGGAAGCGAAACGGCATGCTCATGTTGTACCGACGGTGTAG